In the Acidobacteriota bacterium genome, GAGTGATGCGGTGGCGCCGTGGAAATCCGCGAGGTAGGTCTGGGCCACCGTGGTGGAAATCCCGTACTTCGACATCAGCGGTTTGTCGCCGTGGCAGCGGATGCACGTCTCGGGCGAGTTCAGGCGGAACTTCGTGGTGCCCGGCTGCTGCACCTGGTGATGTGTGTGGCAGTCCGCGCAGGCCGGCACATCCTGATTGTTGTCATCGACCAGAACCCGGCCGTGGACGCTGTCGGCATACTGGGCGTAGACCTCGGTGTGGCAGGTGGCGCAGCTGCGCGACATCATGGCCCGCTTGGCGTGAGGATTCTGGATGTTGTGCGCGCCATGGCAATCGGTGCAGATTGGCGCCGTGTCCACCCCGGCTTTTAACAGTTCGTAGTGCACGCTCTCGAGCGTCCGCGTGTAGGTGTCAAAGTGACACTTCTTGCAGAGTTCATACGAACTGACGGTATAGGCCCGGCGGCTCGGGAACGTGGCGCCTGAAGGATGGTCCTGATCGTACTTGCTGTGACAGTCGGTGCAGATGAGCTGGGCGGAGTGCACAGAGCCCGCGAAGTGCTTCAGGTCCACGTGCAGACTCAAGGATTCGCCATCCTCAAACGTCATGGACATGGTGGAGTCTTCGTGGCACGCGAGGCACGCGGCCACGGCGTCAGGCACTTGTGCAGGCGCGGCGGTGACTGGGGTGGCAGCAGGTGAAGGAGTGGGTGGGGTGGTGCCGGTTTGCCGGG is a window encoding:
- a CDS encoding cytochrome c3 family protein — encoded protein: MTRRLDHLAHRHTWATALLVILFAAAVIARQTGTTPPTPSPAATPVTAAPAQVPDAVAACLACHEDSTMSMTFEDGESLSLHVDLKHFAGSVHSAQLICTDCHSKYDQDHPSGATFPSRRAYTVSSYELCKKCHFDTYTRTLESVHYELLKAGVDTAPICTDCHGAHNIQNPHAKRAMMSRSCATCHTEVYAQYADSVHGRVLVDDNNQDVPACADCHTHHQVQQPGTTKFRLNSPETCIRCHGDKPLMSKYGISTTVAQTYLADFHGATASLSRNLSEDQQQIVVTCNDCHGVHNIASPRLKGHDAMTATVSAACSKCHQDAVKTFPAAWLSHYPPSPRNAPMVWAVESFYKFFIPFAVLGLIMNLLLHVYRMSSGR